The Planococcus liqunii genome includes a region encoding these proteins:
- a CDS encoding ion channel, giving the protein MIILKKLYFKATTLSWVILTSCTAVLILLSTLLLPLIEPQTFAGNFDALWFTMTTMLTVGYGDLYPVTALGRIYTIIFLYIVGIGLFATFIGKAIDSITLYRRQKESGGLVYEGKNHIVIIDWSHKAENAIKEILARDPKVEIVVIDTIDKAKEAHERIHFIKGRATDGEVLDKANVKQADALLIFSDDKIEDQVLADGKSLMIACAVERISPEVHTTVEVEREEHIPNFSHVKVDNFILSNATIAKLAVDSILK; this is encoded by the coding sequence ATGATCATTTTAAAAAAACTGTACTTTAAAGCGACGACCCTTTCTTGGGTAATCTTGACATCGTGCACTGCGGTACTGATTTTGCTGAGTACATTGCTGCTGCCGCTCATTGAGCCGCAAACTTTTGCTGGGAACTTTGACGCTCTCTGGTTTACGATGACCACGATGCTGACAGTAGGTTACGGCGATTTATATCCAGTGACGGCGCTTGGCAGAATCTATACAATCATTTTTCTCTACATTGTCGGCATCGGGTTGTTTGCGACATTTATCGGCAAAGCGATTGACAGCATCACGCTTTACAGAAGACAAAAAGAAAGCGGTGGTTTGGTGTACGAGGGGAAAAACCATATTGTCATCATTGATTGGTCGCATAAAGCGGAAAACGCCATCAAAGAAATTTTAGCAAGAGATCCGAAAGTCGAGATTGTCGTTATCGATACCATCGACAAAGCGAAAGAAGCCCATGAGCGCATTCACTTTATTAAAGGCAGAGCGACCGACGGGGAAGTATTGGACAAAGCCAATGTGAAACAGGCAGATGCTTTGCTGATTTTTTCCGATGATAAAATCGAAGACCAGGTTTTGGCTGACGGAAAATCCTTGATGATTGCCTGTGCTGTTGAACGCATTTCGCCTGAAGTGCATACAACAGTTGAGGTGGAGCGGGAAGAGCATATTCCGAATTTCTCGCACGTAAAAGTGGACAACTTTATTCTTTCAAATGCGACGATTGCGAAATTGGCTGTGGATTCGATTTTAAAGTAA
- a CDS encoding Fur-regulated basic protein FbpA, whose translation MDQIPESKFEDKRSTIIEQLVEQNVFKIDGRQLYELSLYELMKTYTEEA comes from the coding sequence ATGGACCAAATACCAGAATCCAAATTCGAAGATAAACGATCAACCATCATTGAGCAATTGGTCGAGCAGAATGTCTTTAAAATTGACGGCAGACAGCTATATGAATTGTCTTTGTATGAATTGATGAAAACATATACAGAAGAAGCGTAA
- a CDS encoding amidase family protein: protein MHHKKLEEFRRDRLDEMSISELQQEMRNGTLTSEELVLMYKENISRRDKNTAAILELNPDALQIAQALDFERAHKGERSPLHGIPVLVKDNMNTADKMHTSAGSFALKDHYALQDAHVAAKLREAGAVILGKANMTEWANFMSDKMPNGYSSRGGQVKNPYGPFDVGGSSSGSAAAVASNLAAAAIGTETSGSIINPAAQNSLVGIKPTVGLVSRSGIIPLSHTQDIPGPLARTVEDAVTVFAALIGQDPEDPISAMAEQFEGYDWKRHFNKDGLKGVTFGVPRNLFDEDIPKEQLEQFERALDSLRGCGAEIIDNVDLGADQDDLGFAVLLHEFKADLNAYLAKSNPQNPIRSMEDVMTFNEEHAETMLKFGQNLLEQANSMSGKLNEREYVEALERNRYLAAEQGIGATLKELGADALVLPQDFGCNIGAAAGFPSITVPFSFSSNHEPFGITFTGHAFSEPALIEYAFAFEQAVKGRQKP, encoded by the coding sequence ATGCATCATAAAAAACTGGAAGAATTCCGCCGGGACCGTTTAGATGAAATGTCCATTTCTGAGCTGCAGCAGGAAATGCGGAACGGAACATTGACGTCAGAAGAACTGGTCCTGATGTACAAAGAGAATATTTCGCGGCGCGACAAAAATACTGCGGCCATACTTGAACTCAATCCGGATGCGCTGCAGATTGCGCAGGCGCTCGATTTTGAGCGGGCGCATAAAGGCGAACGGTCGCCGCTGCACGGCATCCCGGTGTTAGTGAAAGATAATATGAATACAGCAGACAAAATGCATACAAGTGCAGGTTCATTTGCCTTGAAAGACCATTATGCCTTGCAGGATGCACATGTCGCCGCGAAATTGCGGGAAGCCGGAGCCGTCATCCTGGGCAAGGCGAATATGACGGAATGGGCCAATTTCATGTCGGATAAAATGCCCAACGGCTATAGCTCCCGCGGCGGGCAAGTCAAAAATCCGTACGGGCCATTTGACGTCGGCGGCTCCAGTTCCGGCTCTGCAGCAGCAGTTGCATCCAACTTGGCAGCTGCTGCAATCGGAACGGAGACCTCAGGTTCCATAATCAATCCGGCGGCCCAAAACAGTTTAGTCGGCATCAAACCGACGGTCGGCTTGGTTAGCCGCAGCGGCATTATTCCGCTGTCCCATACACAGGACATTCCAGGGCCACTTGCGCGCACCGTGGAGGATGCAGTCACTGTTTTTGCAGCACTGATCGGCCAAGATCCGGAAGACCCCATCTCTGCCATGGCCGAGCAATTTGAAGGCTACGATTGGAAGCGTCATTTTAATAAAGACGGCTTAAAAGGCGTGACATTCGGCGTGCCGAGAAACCTGTTCGATGAAGACATCCCAAAAGAGCAGCTGGAGCAATTTGAAAGAGCATTGGACTCGCTGCGCGGCTGCGGAGCGGAGATTATTGATAACGTCGACCTGGGAGCAGATCAGGACGATTTGGGATTTGCTGTTCTGCTCCACGAATTTAAAGCAGATCTCAATGCATATTTGGCAAAATCCAATCCGCAAAATCCGATCCGGTCGATGGAAGACGTGATGACCTTTAATGAAGAACATGCCGAAACCATGCTGAAGTTTGGCCAGAATCTTCTCGAGCAGGCCAACAGCATGAGCGGCAAGCTGAATGAACGTGAATACGTAGAAGCGTTGGAACGGAACCGCTATTTAGCAGCCGAACAGGGAATCGGTGCAACGCTGAAAGAATTAGGTGCTGATGCGCTCGTACTGCCGCAGGATTTCGGCTGCAATATCGGAGCGGCGGCCGGATTTCCATCCATCACCGTTCCCTTTAGTTTCTCTTCTAATCACGAGCCGTTCGGCATAACATTTACAGGCCATGCATTCAGCGAACCGGCATTGATTGAGTATGCCTTTGCTTTTGAGCAGGCAGTAAAAGGACGGCAAAAACCATGA